The Desulfoplanes formicivorans genome window below encodes:
- the rplO gene encoding 50S ribosomal protein L15, whose translation MNLHELYPYPEQRAQRKRVGRGSATGQGCTSGKGNKGQNARSGGGVRPGFEGGQMPLQRRLPKRGFKNPFRVKYQTINLYQISRHFPEATELTLDDLYTCSCCNKNAPIKILADGELSGPVTITAHAFSKKAAEKITQAGGKATALEG comes from the coding sequence ATGAATTTACATGAACTGTATCCATATCCAGAGCAGCGTGCCCAGCGCAAACGTGTCGGCCGCGGTTCTGCCACTGGTCAGGGATGTACCAGCGGAAAGGGAAACAAGGGACAGAATGCCCGCTCCGGTGGTGGAGTTCGCCCTGGTTTTGAAGGCGGACAGATGCCTTTGCAGCGTCGGCTTCCCAAGCGTGGTTTCAAGAATCCCTTTCGTGTGAAGTATCAAACCATCAACCTGTATCAGATCAGCCGTCACTTTCCCGAGGCCACCGAATTGACCCTGGATGATCTGTATACATGTTCCTGTTGCAACAAGAACGCTCCCATCAAGATTCTTGCTGATGGCGAACTTTCCGGTCCCGTGACCATTACTGCGCATGCCTTTTCCAAGAAAGCTGCGGAAAAGATCACTCAGGCCGGGGGCAAAGCCACGGCACTTGAAGGATAG
- the rpmD gene encoding 50S ribosomal protein L30, with protein sequence MIKVRLVKSIIGCNPRQRKTVRALGLGKIDSTNELPDNSCTLGMIKRVRHLVEVVK encoded by the coding sequence ATGATCAAGGTCAGACTTGTCAAAAGTATTATCGGGTGCAATCCACGACAAAGAAAGACTGTCAGGGCTCTGGGACTCGGCAAGATCGATTCCACCAACGAGCTTCCGGATAATTCCTGTACACTGGGAATGATTAAACGTGTTCGTCATTTAGTAGAGGTTGTAAAGTAA
- the rpsE gene encoding 30S ribosomal protein S5 — translation MQPTESEFIEKVVYLNRVAKVVKGGRRFSFSALVVVGDGNGSVGYGLGKANQVPDAIKKASDRAKRAMKKISLIEGTIPYQTTGIFGAGRVLLKPASKGTGIIAGGPVRAIMEAVGVHDILTKAIGTNNPHNVLRATFAGLEGLRGAEEVSNIRGKKITITRK, via the coding sequence ATGCAGCCAACCGAGAGCGAATTTATCGAAAAAGTCGTTTATCTCAACAGGGTCGCCAAGGTTGTCAAGGGCGGTCGTCGCTTCAGCTTCAGTGCACTTGTCGTCGTAGGAGATGGAAATGGGAGCGTCGGGTATGGTCTGGGTAAGGCCAATCAGGTTCCCGATGCCATTAAAAAGGCTTCCGATCGTGCCAAGCGCGCCATGAAGAAGATTTCCCTCATCGAGGGGACCATCCCTTACCAGACGACCGGGATCTTTGGTGCTGGTCGTGTCCTGCTCAAGCCTGCCTCCAAGGGTACCGGCATCATTGCTGGCGGACCCGTGCGTGCCATCATGGAAGCTGTTGGGGTGCACGATATCTTGACCAAGGCTATTGGCACGAACAACCCACACAATGTATTGCGAGCCACCTTTGCCGGTCTCGAAGGACTTCGGGGGGCCGAGGAAGTGAGCAATATTCGTGGGAAGAAAATAACCATCACTCGCAAATAG
- the rplR gene encoding 50S ribosomal protein L18, which produces MKSSKRQARLKRKIRIRKKIFGTAERPRLVVFRSNKHIYAQLINDDAGTTLVSSSSLAMDEFKNGSANIETAKVIGKRIAEEALKQDISAVVFDRNGYVFHGKVKAFADSAREAGLKF; this is translated from the coding sequence ATGAAATCTAGCAAGAGACAAGCGAGATTAAAAAGAAAAATCCGTATCCGGAAGAAAATTTTCGGTACCGCAGAGAGACCGCGTCTCGTGGTATTCCGTTCGAACAAGCATATCTATGCCCAGCTGATCAATGATGATGCCGGTACCACACTGGTTTCCTCTTCTTCCTTGGCCATGGACGAATTCAAGAACGGTAGCGCCAATATCGAGACCGCCAAGGTCATTGGCAAGCGCATTGCCGAAGAAGCCTTGAAGCAGGATATTTCTGCCGTTGTTTTCGACAGGAACGGGTATGTATTTCATGGTAAAGTCAAGGCTTTTGCAGACAGTGCACGCGAAGCCGGTTTAAAATTTTAA
- the rplF gene encoding 50S ribosomal protein L6 — protein sequence MSRIGRKPIDVPKDVDLNVKEHLVEVKGPKGTLTVDLHEKIHAELVDGSVTLSRDDDEKTSKCHHGLCRSLIHNAIEGVSKGFVKELELVGVGYKVNLKGSDLELNVGYSHPVHFTLPQGVDGKVEGNKISLSGCDKQLVGETAAQIRRVRPPEPYKGKGIKYVNEQIRRKAGKSGAK from the coding sequence ATGTCAAGAATTGGTAGAAAGCCGATAGATGTTCCCAAGGATGTAGATTTGAACGTCAAGGAACACTTGGTAGAGGTAAAAGGACCAAAGGGGACCTTGACGGTTGATCTTCATGAAAAGATCCATGCCGAGCTGGTCGATGGCAGTGTGACGCTGTCTCGCGACGATGATGAAAAAACCAGCAAGTGCCACCATGGACTGTGTCGCTCTTTGATCCACAATGCCATTGAAGGCGTTTCAAAAGGGTTTGTCAAAGAGCTCGAACTGGTCGGTGTTGGATACAAGGTCAACCTCAAGGGCTCTGATCTCGAACTTAATGTTGGTTACTCCCACCCTGTGCATTTTACGCTTCCCCAGGGAGTTGATGGCAAGGTTGAGGGTAACAAGATTTCCCTGTCCGGATGTGACAAGCAGTTGGTTGGCGAAACAGCCGCTCAGATCAGAAGGGTCCGTCCTCCGGAGCCGTACAAGGGCAAGGGGATCAAGTATGTTAACGAACAGATCCGCCGCAAGGCCGGCAAATCCGGCGCTAAGTAG
- the rpsH gene encoding 30S ribosomal protein S8, which translates to MSVVDPIADILTRIRNAQMALHETVSAPLSKTKAAMVAIFKDEGYVQDYEITDNSIDIRLKYHEGRPAFSGLKRISKPGRRVYVGKADIPAVQNGLGICILSTSQGIMEGGKAKELGIGGELLCEIW; encoded by the coding sequence ATGTCAGTAGTAGATCCAATCGCAGATATCCTGACCAGAATCCGCAATGCACAAATGGCGCTCCATGAGACAGTGTCTGCCCCGCTGAGTAAAACCAAGGCAGCCATGGTCGCCATTTTCAAGGATGAGGGATATGTTCAGGATTATGAAATCACGGATAATTCCATTGATATCCGTTTGAAGTATCATGAAGGGCGGCCGGCATTTTCCGGTCTCAAGCGTATCAGCAAGCCAGGCCGTCGCGTTTATGTCGGCAAAGCGGATATCCCGGCTGTTCAGAATGGCCTTGGCATCTGTATCCTTTCCACCTCACAGGGTATCATGGAGGGCGGCAAGGCCAAGGAATTGGGAATCGGCGGAGAACTCCTCTGCGAAATCTGGTAG
- a CDS encoding type Z 30S ribosomal protein S14, with product MAKTSLRVKAKRKPKFSTRKYNRCPLCGRPRAYMRKYGICRICFRNMALAGELPGVRKSSW from the coding sequence TTGGCAAAGACATCATTAAGGGTCAAAGCGAAGCGGAAGCCAAAATTTTCGACACGCAAATATAACAGGTGCCCTTTGTGCGGGAGGCCGCGTGCCTACATGCGTAAATACGGGATCTGCCGCATCTGCTTCCGCAACATGGCTTTGGCCGGTGAGCTCCCCGGCGTCCGTAAATCTAGCTGGTAA
- the rplE gene encoding 50S ribosomal protein L5, whose translation MTRLSEIYTTKVAPELKKEFNYSSTMQVPGLKFVSLNMGLGEGSQDNKLIQDAAKELSLIAGQKAVVTRAKKSIAAFKLREGQPIGCCVTLRRERMWYFLDKLLNVALPRVRDFRGIPDKGFDGRGNFTLGIKDHTIFPEINMDDVDRVKGMNITIVTSATTDKEGKRLLDLLGMPFKK comes from the coding sequence ATGACGCGACTGAGTGAAATTTATACAACAAAAGTAGCCCCGGAATTGAAAAAGGAATTTAATTATTCCTCAACAATGCAGGTACCCGGTCTGAAGTTTGTTTCATTGAACATGGGTCTTGGCGAAGGTAGCCAGGATAATAAACTGATTCAGGATGCTGCAAAGGAATTGAGCTTGATTGCTGGTCAGAAGGCTGTTGTGACCAGGGCCAAAAAGTCTATCGCTGCGTTCAAACTGCGTGAGGGCCAGCCCATTGGGTGCTGTGTTACATTGCGTCGGGAGAGAATGTGGTATTTTCTTGACAAGCTCTTGAATGTTGCTCTTCCACGGGTGAGAGATTTCCGCGGGATACCTGACAAGGGTTTTGATGGAAGGGGAAATTTTACCCTTGGGATCAAGGACCACACGATTTTCCCTGAAATCAACATGGATGATGTTGACCGAGTGAAGGGCATGAACATTACCATTGTGACTTCCGCAACCACCGACAAGGAAGGCAAGCGTTTGTTAGACTTGCTCGGTATGCCTTTCAAGAAATAA
- the rplX gene encoding 50S ribosomal protein L24, which produces MKTRKIHKDDTVIVLAGKDKGKTGKVKKIFKNKDLLLVENVNMVKRHVKPNPYKNEQGGIVDKEAPLHVSNVQLICESCTKPTRVGYKIADGGKKVRYCKKCNEVMS; this is translated from the coding sequence ATGAAAACCAGGAAAATTCATAAAGACGATACTGTGATTGTCCTTGCAGGAAAGGACAAGGGAAAGACAGGAAAGGTAAAGAAGATCTTCAAGAACAAGGATCTTCTCCTTGTTGAAAACGTGAACATGGTCAAACGCCATGTCAAACCCAACCCGTACAAGAATGAACAGGGTGGGATCGTAGACAAGGAAGCCCCCCTGCATGTTTCGAACGTCCAGCTTATATGTGAATCCTGCACCAAACCAACCAGGGTTGGTTACAAGATAGCTGATGGCGGAAAAAAAGTTCGTTACTGCAAGAAATGTAACGAAGTGATGAGTTAG
- the rplN gene encoding 50S ribosomal protein L14, producing MIQVQSTLDVADNSGAKKVCCIKVLGGSHRRYASVGDLIVVSVKEAMPHSKVKKGDVMKAVIVRTKKEIGRPDGSYIRFDNNSAVILSKNLDPVGTRIFGPVARELRAKNFMKIVSLAPEVL from the coding sequence ATGATACAAGTACAATCAACTCTTGATGTAGCTGATAATTCAGGTGCAAAGAAGGTCTGCTGTATCAAGGTTCTTGGAGGGAGCCATCGCCGCTATGCCAGTGTCGGTGATCTCATTGTCGTTTCCGTCAAGGAAGCGATGCCCCACTCCAAAGTCAAAAAAGGCGATGTCATGAAGGCTGTCATTGTCCGGACCAAGAAGGAAATCGGTCGTCCCGATGGTTCTTATATCCGGTTCGACAATAACTCCGCTGTCATACTCAGCAAGAACCTTGACCCAGTAGGAACACGTATTTTCGGCCCCGTGGCCAGAGAATTGAGAGCCAAAAATTTCATGAAGATCGTGTCCCTGGCGCCTGAGGTTTTATAG
- the rpsQ gene encoding 30S ribosomal protein S17, whose amino-acid sequence MATSEQKANKRRMTGFVVSDKNDKTIVVRVETLIKHPVLKKYIRRRKKFMAHDPKNECRVGDKVQIVEHRPLSANKRWHLTKIIEKAL is encoded by the coding sequence ATGGCTACAAGCGAACAGAAGGCCAACAAGAGACGCATGACGGGCTTTGTCGTGAGCGACAAGAACGATAAGACCATTGTCGTCAGAGTTGAGACACTCATCAAGCATCCTGTCTTGAAAAAATACATCCGTCGCAGGAAAAAGTTCATGGCCCACGATCCGAAGAATGAATGCCGGGTCGGTGACAAGGTCCAGATTGTAGAACACAGACCTCTGAGTGCCAATAAGCGTTGGCATCTTACGAAAATTATTGAAAAGGCTCTTTAG
- the rpmC gene encoding 50S ribosomal protein L29, which yields MKASEMRTFDVDKLHEKLTEYRQELMNLRFQHATAQLENTQRISKVKKNIARILGVLGEKEMEN from the coding sequence ATGAAAGCTTCCGAAATGAGAACATTCGATGTCGACAAGCTTCATGAGAAGTTGACGGAGTATCGTCAGGAGTTGATGAATCTTCGCTTTCAACATGCCACTGCCCAGCTCGAAAACACGCAGCGTATTTCCAAGGTCAAGAAAAACATCGCCCGTATTCTGGGTGTCCTTGGCGAAAAAGAGATGGAGAACTAG
- the rplP gene encoding 50S ribosomal protein L16, which yields MLSPKKVKFRKQQKGRIKGQASRGNLVSFGEVGLKALESGKLTNQQIESARVAMMRHIKRGGKVFIRVFPDKPITSKPAETRQGKGKGAPCGWCAPVRRGKVLYEIKGVDIELAKRALKLASYKLPFKTQIVVKES from the coding sequence ATGCTGAGTCCAAAGAAAGTTAAATTCAGAAAGCAGCAAAAAGGCAGGATCAAGGGACAGGCATCCCGTGGGAATCTTGTTTCCTTTGGCGAGGTTGGCCTGAAGGCTCTTGAAAGTGGCAAACTGACCAACCAGCAGATCGAATCCGCTCGTGTTGCCATGATGCGTCATATCAAAAGGGGCGGAAAGGTCTTTATTCGCGTGTTTCCTGACAAACCCATTACCTCCAAGCCCGCTGAAACCCGTCAGGGAAAGGGTAAGGGAGCGCCGTGCGGATGGTGTGCTCCGGTTCGCCGAGGCAAGGTTTTGTACGAGATCAAGGGGGTCGATATCGAGTTGGCCAAACGTGCACTGAAGTTGGCGTCTTACAAGCTGCCATTCAAGACCCAAATCGTTGTTAAGGAGTCCTGA
- the rpsC gene encoding 30S ribosomal protein S3 produces the protein MGQKIHPYGFRLGYNKNWLSRWFATKEYPKFVHEDKKLRSYIKKKLYHAGISKIEIERAADKVRLILFTARPGIVIGRKGVEIEKLRADLRNKFSGEFLIEVNEIRRPEVDAQLVAENIAMQLERRVAFRRATKRTITIAEKFGAQGIKVSCSGRLGGAEIARTEWQREGRVPLHTLRADIDYGFAQAATTYGVIGVKVWIYKGDILDEGRR, from the coding sequence TTGGGTCAGAAGATACATCCATATGGATTCCGTTTAGGATACAACAAAAACTGGCTTTCACGCTGGTTTGCAACCAAAGAGTATCCCAAATTTGTGCATGAGGACAAGAAGCTGAGGAGCTATATCAAGAAAAAGCTCTATCACGCCGGAATTTCGAAGATTGAAATTGAACGCGCAGCTGACAAGGTCCGGTTGATTCTTTTTACTGCCAGGCCGGGCATTGTTATCGGGCGGAAGGGTGTTGAGATTGAAAAGCTTCGTGCTGATCTTAGAAACAAATTTTCAGGTGAATTTTTGATCGAAGTCAACGAAATTCGCCGACCTGAAGTTGATGCCCAACTTGTGGCTGAAAACATCGCCATGCAGCTCGAACGTCGGGTTGCCTTTCGTAGGGCGACCAAGCGAACCATCACCATTGCCGAAAAGTTCGGTGCCCAGGGAATCAAGGTTTCCTGCTCCGGCCGGTTGGGCGGTGCTGAAATCGCCAGAACCGAATGGCAGCGAGAAGGTCGCGTTCCCCTGCATACGTTGCGTGCCGATATCGATTACGGATTCGCTCAGGCCGCAACTACTTATGGAGTTATCGGCGTCAAGGTGTGGATCTACAAGGGTGATATTTTAGATGAGGGTCGTCGATAA
- the rplV gene encoding 50S ribosomal protein L22, with protein sequence MEVKATAKYMRISAQKTRLVARNISGKTVEDAINILKFTPKKAAKVILKVLDSAIANAEANTGLDVDNLFVKRVMVNEGPTWKRIQPRAMGRAYRIFKRTSHVTVIVDEL encoded by the coding sequence ATGGAAGTGAAAGCAACCGCCAAATATATGCGGATTTCAGCGCAGAAGACCCGGCTTGTCGCAAGAAATATCAGCGGGAAAACTGTGGAGGATGCCATCAACATCCTCAAGTTTACACCCAAGAAAGCCGCAAAGGTAATTTTGAAGGTATTGGATTCTGCTATTGCTAATGCTGAAGCCAATACAGGGCTGGATGTTGATAATCTTTTTGTCAAGCGGGTCATGGTAAACGAAGGACCCACTTGGAAGAGGATTCAGCCAAGGGCAATGGGCCGAGCTTATCGCATTTTCAAGCGTACAAGCCATGTTACCGTAATTGTTGATGAGCTATAG
- the rpsS gene encoding 30S ribosomal protein S19, whose protein sequence is MPRSLKKGFFVDDHLLAKVDRAVRDNSRQVIKTWSRRSTIIPEMVGMTFAVHNGKQFVPVFVTENMVGHKLGEFSPTRTFRGHAGDKKSQVKGK, encoded by the coding sequence ATGCCAAGATCATTGAAAAAAGGTTTTTTTGTTGACGATCATTTGCTGGCCAAGGTTGATCGGGCCGTCAGGGATAACAGTCGTCAGGTGATAAAGACCTGGTCGCGGCGATCGACCATTATCCCGGAAATGGTCGGGATGACCTTCGCTGTGCACAACGGCAAACAATTTGTTCCCGTCTTTGTTACCGAAAACATGGTTGGCCACAAGCTGGGTGAATTTTCTCCCACGCGGACGTTTCGGGGACATGCCGGTGACAAAAAAAGCCAGGTAAAAGGAAAGTAG
- the rplB gene encoding 50S ribosomal protein L2: MAVRKLKPTSPGRRAQTVSTFEEITRSQPERSLTRGISTTGGRNNYGRVTSRRRGGGNKRRYRMIDFKRQKLDIPAKVATIEYDPNRSARIALLHYADGEKRYILAANGMKVGDTVIAGEKADITTGNALPLAKIPQGTIVHNIELYPGKGGQMARSAGTYAQLVAKEGKYALLRLPSGEVRRVLAANMATIGQVGNLDYENISIGKAGRNRWKGKRPEVRGVAMNPIDHPLGGGEGRSSGGRHPVTPWGKPTKGYKTRNPKKQSSRLIVKRRGRK; encoded by the coding sequence ATGGCTGTACGCAAATTGAAACCTACCTCACCAGGTAGGAGAGCACAGACGGTATCTACCTTTGAAGAGATCACTCGGTCGCAACCTGAAAGGTCGCTTACTCGAGGGATTTCCACAACAGGTGGCCGCAACAACTATGGACGGGTTACCTCGCGGCGTCGTGGCGGCGGCAACAAGCGTCGTTATCGCATGATCGATTTCAAGAGACAGAAGCTTGATATCCCCGCCAAGGTCGCTACCATCGAGTACGATCCCAACCGAAGTGCCCGCATTGCCCTGCTCCATTATGCCGATGGCGAAAAGCGCTATATTCTTGCCGCCAACGGGATGAAGGTGGGCGATACGGTCATTGCTGGTGAAAAGGCCGATATTACCACAGGGAATGCCTTGCCTTTGGCCAAGATTCCCCAGGGAACCATCGTTCACAACATCGAACTGTATCCCGGCAAGGGTGGGCAGATGGCCCGATCGGCCGGAACCTATGCCCAGCTGGTGGCCAAGGAAGGCAAGTATGCCTTGTTGCGGCTTCCTTCGGGTGAGGTTCGCAGGGTCCTGGCGGCAAACATGGCCACTATCGGCCAGGTCGGCAACCTTGACTATGAAAACATCAGTATCGGTAAGGCCGGTCGTAATCGTTGGAAAGGCAAGCGTCCTGAAGTACGCGGCGTTGCCATGAACCCCATTGATCATCCGCTTGGTGGTGGTGAGGGCCGCAGTTCCGGTGGTCGTCATCCTGTCACTCCCTGGGGTAAGCCTACCAAGGGATACAAGACCAGGAACCCCAAGAAGCAATCCTCGCGTTTGATCGTTAAACGCCGTGGCCGGAAGTAG
- the rplW gene encoding 50S ribosomal protein L23 — MENTQVLIKPLLSEKTTLMKEQDEKIAFYVHPRASKHDISKAIEELFNVTVQSVNVVKYRPRVRKKMGRAVGRIPGCKKAYVNLSPGDKIDFFEGV, encoded by the coding sequence ATGGAAAATACACAGGTTCTTATCAAACCGCTGCTCTCCGAAAAAACCACCCTGATGAAAGAACAGGATGAAAAGATCGCTTTTTACGTGCATCCTCGGGCATCCAAGCATGACATTTCCAAGGCGATCGAGGAACTTTTCAACGTCACTGTGCAGTCGGTCAATGTTGTCAAGTACAGACCCAGGGTCAGAAAGAAGATGGGTCGTGCCGTCGGCAGGATTCCAGGTTGCAAAAAGGCCTATGTCAACCTGTCGCCAGGTGATAAAATAGATTTTTTTGAAGGGGTGTAG
- the rplD gene encoding 50S ribosomal protein L4, with translation MAMAKIYNQEKNVVGEMDLTDDIFSVEVKPEILHFVVRAFRNARRAGTVGVKNRALIRGGGKKPWRQKGTGRARAGSVRSPLWKGGAVVHGPQARDYSFKVNKKIRRLALKMALTSRFVQDDMLIVDKLDLNEIKTKAFVGLRERLGLKKVLIVVPEEYKNLTLSARNVPGVQVTTQDALNVYDILRHPQLVMEQGAVEKLQERLQ, from the coding sequence ATGGCAATGGCAAAAATATACAACCAGGAAAAGAATGTCGTCGGCGAGATGGATCTGACCGATGATATTTTTTCTGTTGAGGTAAAGCCGGAAATCCTGCACTTTGTTGTGCGGGCCTTTCGGAATGCAAGGCGTGCAGGAACCGTTGGTGTGAAAAACCGTGCCCTGATCCGTGGGGGAGGAAAGAAACCCTGGCGGCAGAAGGGGACGGGACGTGCTCGTGCCGGCTCGGTTCGTTCACCCTTGTGGAAGGGTGGTGCCGTGGTTCACGGTCCCCAGGCAAGGGATTACTCGTTCAAGGTGAACAAGAAGATCCGGCGGTTGGCCCTGAAAATGGCGTTGACCTCCCGTTTTGTTCAGGATGACATGCTCATTGTTGACAAGCTGGATCTCAATGAAATCAAGACCAAAGCCTTTGTGGGATTGCGCGAGCGACTGGGCCTGAAAAAAGTCTTGATTGTTGTCCCCGAAGAGTATAAAAACCTTACCCTTTCAGCCCGCAATGTTCCCGGTGTCCAGGTTACGACCCAGGATGCATTGAATGTTTATGATATATTACGGCATCCTCAGCTCGTGATGGAGCAGGGTGCCGTTGAAAAGCTTCAGGAGAGGTTACAGTAA
- the rplC gene encoding 50S ribosomal protein L3: MKKTLGLIGKKLGMTRIFADDGTVVPATVIEVGPCPVIQKKVEEKDGYNAIQVGFEPIASHRLNKPKRGHQLKADCGFYRYLNEFRTEDVDSYEVGQTITADIFSPGERIDVRGTSKGHGFAGPMKRWNFGGAPASHGHEKVHRATGGIGQCAYPGKVFKGKKMAGQMGNKNVTSLNLEVVDVRPEDNLVIIRGQVPGPKKGVVLLRKRS; this comes from the coding sequence ATGAAAAAAACATTGGGCCTTATCGGAAAAAAACTGGGTATGACACGCATCTTTGCGGATGACGGGACAGTGGTTCCCGCAACCGTCATCGAGGTCGGTCCCTGCCCGGTGATCCAGAAAAAGGTTGAAGAAAAGGATGGATACAATGCCATCCAGGTTGGGTTCGAGCCCATTGCCTCCCACAGGCTGAACAAGCCGAAACGGGGGCATCAGCTCAAGGCTGACTGCGGTTTCTATCGATATCTCAACGAGTTTCGAACCGAAGATGTCGATAGTTACGAGGTCGGTCAAACTATCACCGCGGATATTTTTTCTCCCGGGGAACGGATTGACGTGCGTGGAACATCCAAGGGCCACGGATTTGCCGGTCCCATGAAACGTTGGAATTTTGGCGGAGCTCCTGCATCCCATGGTCATGAAAAGGTCCACCGGGCAACAGGTGGTATTGGTCAGTGCGCCTACCCCGGGAAGGTTTTCAAGGGCAAAAAGATGGCCGGGCAGATGGGTAACAAGAATGTGACCTCTCTCAACCTCGAGGTTGTTGATGTCAGACCCGAGGATAACCTGGTGATCATCCGGGGGCAGGTACCCGGTCCGAAGAAGGGCGTCGTCCTTCTTCGCAAGAGGAGTTAA
- the rpsJ gene encoding 30S ribosomal protein S10 produces the protein MNSDKIRIKLRAYDYRILDKAVAEIVDSAKNTGASIAGPIPLPTRIHKTTIQRSVHVDKKSREQFEIRIHKRLLDVLEPTQQTVDALGKLNLPAGVDVEIKL, from the coding sequence ATGAATAGCGATAAAATTAGAATCAAACTAAGGGCGTATGATTATCGTATCTTAGATAAAGCCGTAGCTGAGATTGTTGACTCGGCCAAGAATACCGGTGCCAGCATCGCAGGCCCCATTCCCTTGCCGACCAGAATTCACAAGACCACGATTCAGCGCTCCGTGCATGTGGACAAGAAATCTCGCGAACAGTTTGAAATCAGAATCCACAAACGGCTTCTTGATGTCCTCGAACCAACACAGCAGACCGTTGATGCCCTTGGCAAACTCAATCTGCCTGCCGGCGTCGATGTCGAAATCAAGCTTTAG